GAGACAAGGGAGTATGGAAGGGCAAATCTGGAGACCCTCGACAACACTAATCCATTATTTAAGAATATCGACAAAGGCTGTCAGGTCTGGATGTCCCATGGAGATACGATAACAAGCCTACCTAAGGGTTTTGATGTTGTTGCCAGTACTAAGGATGTGAAAATTGCAGCATACCACCTTCCGATAAGGAATGTATTTGGCATTCAGTTTCACCCTGAAGTATACCATACCACACAGGGTACTCAAATGCTTCACAACTTCCTGTTTGATATTTGCGGATGTGTACCTGACTGGAGTCCTGCATCTTTTGTTGCCGCCACTGTTGAGGAATTACGCAATACATTGGGTAATGACAAGGTTGTTCTGGGACTATCCGGAGGTGTTGACAGTTCGGTTGCAGCGCTGTTGCTTCACAAAGCAATCGGACCAAATCTGTGCTGTATTTTCGTGAACAATGGACTGTTGCGCAAGAATGAGTTTGATTCTGTTTTGGATTCATATAAACACCTTGGACTAAATGTGAAAGGTGTTGATGCAAGTGAACGCTTTCTTAAGGAACTTGATGGAGTAAGTGAGCCTGAGGCCAAACGTAAGATAATAGGCAGGGTTTTCATAGAGGTATTTGATGAGGAAGCTCATTTGATTAAGGATGTTAAGTGGCTGGCTCAAGGCACCATTTATCCTGATGTTATTGAATCAGTTTCAGTCAATGGACCATCGGTTACCATAAAATCACACCACAACGTGGGAGGTTTGCCAGAGAAGATGAATCTTAAGGTGATTGAACCACTCAAGTTGCTCTTTAAGGACGAAGTCAGAAGGGTAGGTAAGGAACTGGGTCTTCCTGAGAATATCCTTGGACGCCACCCATTTCCAGGTCCCGGACTTGCAATTCGTATCCTGGGTGAGATTACTGCTGAGCGTGTAGCCTTGCTTCAGGAAGTTGATGATATCTTTATCAACGCGCTTAAGGCAAACAACCTTTATGACTCGGTATGGCAGGCAGGAGTAATGCTTTTACCCGTTAAATCGGTTGGAGTAATGGGAGATGAAAGAACTTATGAAAGTGTTGTGGCTTTAAGAGCTGTACAATCTACTGACGGTATGACAGCAGACTGGGTACATCTTCCATATGAGTTTCTTGCCAGGGTTTCTAATGAGATCATCAATAAGGTACGCGGAGTAAACCGCGTAGTTTATGACATAAGTTCAAAACCACCGGCAACTATTGAGTGGGAATAGAGCAATAGATTTTTCATATCACATTAATTGTGATTAATTTACATATGCACTATAACCCGGACGATTCAGTATGCGTAAAAGGTTGTGTGTTATGGCACAATAATTGGTTTGTCTGTAATAGTATGCAGGCAAACCAAATTGTTGTTTAATGGTTTGATGAGAAAGGAAGCAGTGATATGAAGATCAGATACATTTCTCTTAGGTACTCAGCCTTATTTGTGTTGTTGGTTTGTTTCGGAAGTCTATCAGCTCAACGTGAAGACAAAAGTTTCGACAATTTTCAGGTTGCGTGGCAGCTGATTACCAACTTCTATGTAGATAGTGTTAACAAGGAAGAGCTTTCCAGGATTGCTATTGAGGCAATTCTCAACAAACTGGATCCTCATTCAATCTTGATACCGGCAGAGGAAGTGGCGGCTATGAATGAGCCTCTGGATGGCAATTTTGAGGGTATTGGGATAGAATTTGCCATAGTTGAAGATACCTTGACAGTCTTGTCAGCAGTTAGTGGAGGTCCTTCAGAGAAGGCCGGCATAGCTGCCGGGGACAGGATTGTGGCAGTTGATGGTAAAAGCATTGCTGCAATAGGGCTGAAAAATTCTGAGGTTCAAAAACTACTAAGAGGGAAAAAAGGAAGCGAAGTTGTATTATCGGTTTACCGAAAAGGCCAGCCGGGAATGAGGAATGTTAGTGTTATCAGAGACAAGATACCTATCAATAGTGTAGAAGCTGCCTATATGGCTGGCGAGGAGACCGGTTATATTAAGATAAACCGTTTTGCAGCCAACACACATAAGGAGTTTTGTGATGCTGTAAAAAAGCTTAAGAGTGAGGGAATGGATAACCTTATTCTGGATCTTCGCGGAAATGGTGGCGGATACTTAAAAGCGGCATTGGATATTGTAGACGAGTTTCTTGGCAACAACAGATTAATACTTTATACCGAGGGTAAATCAGTATCAAAAAAGAACTATTACTCCACACGTAACGGACTTTGGCAAAAGGGAAATCTGATTTTGTTACTTGATGAAGGTTCTGCTTCTGCCTCTGAGATAGTTGCTGGAGCAATCCAGGACTGGGACAGGGGTATAGTGGTTGGCCGTAGAAGTTACGGAAAAGGTCTGGTGCAACGTCCCTTTACACTTCCTGACGGATCTGAGATTCGTTTGACAATAGCAAATTATTATACACCTTCAGGTCGAAGTATTCAGAAACCCTATTCTAATGGAATTAAAGAGTATCGTTCAGAAATAAATGAACGCTACTCTTCAGGTGAGTTATTGACCAAGGACAGCATTCATGTAAATGATGCAGCTTATTACGAAACGCTTGTAATGAAAAGGGCTGTCTATGGTGGAGGAGGCATAGTACCTGATGTCTTTGTTCCGATAGACACTACTAAATATAGTGAGTATTACAATAAGCTACTTTCATCGGGAGCTATCCGACAATATGCAGTTCAGTATTGGGACTCCAACAGATACAAACTGGAGGCCTCCTATCCGGATTTTAAAGCGTTCAGAGATAAGTTTGAAGTAGATCAGGCTATGATTGATGAACTTGAAAGGGAGGCTGCTATCATGGGTATAGGTGCTGATCCTGAAGGTCTTGAAATATCTGGTGAACTTATAAGAGCCATGCTTAAAGCGCAGATTGCACGGAATATATGGGGATTAAATGCGTATTATGAGATTATTAATCCTACTATGTCAGTATATAATAAAGCATTGGATTTGATGGGGGTCCGTAATCTGTTTTCAGCGATTGATAAATACTAGTACTAATTTTTATAACTTTACGACACCCGTTTGAATACTTTCAAACGGGTGTTTTTTGTTTTCAGAGAGTGCCCTGTCTTTAGTTACTGAAAATTGAATTGCAATGATGACCTGGTTATCGGAAAATTGGATAGAACTTGCGGGTACATTGTTTGCCCTTATCTACTTGTTTCTTTCTATTCGGGAGAATCTTTTTCTTTGGGTAGCAGGCTTTTTGTCGGCACTGTTTTTTGCAGTGCTTTTATATCAGAGTCGTCTGTATGCAGATATGGGATTGCAGGTATATTACCTTTGGGTCAGCATCTATGGCTGGATACATTGGAGGAGCGGGAAAACCAAAGGAACAGATGAATCAGGAGTAATACCAACAATCAGTCTTAAATCCATGCAGTGGTTTGTTTACATTGGTGTTATAGTCCTAATAGGGGCATTATTATATCTATTGCTAAAAACAGTACCAGCTCTGCTTGCGATGTCGGCATCTGATATGCCTGATGTGCCGATGCTGGATTCGATAAAAACTGCAGGAAGTATTGTTGCAACCTGGATGCTTGCAAGAAAAATACTGGAACACTGGTTGTTTTGGATAGTTTTGGATGTCTTTTCTACTGGGATATATC
The genomic region above belongs to Xiashengella succiniciproducens and contains:
- the guaA gene encoding glutamine-hydrolyzing GMP synthase, whose amino-acid sequence is MQNKIIILDFGSQYTQLIARRVRELNVYCEILPYYRIPEPDDTTKGIILSGSPYSVTDEKAPAPDLTKVLGKVPLLGVCYGAQYIAKHSGGIVDSSETREYGRANLETLDNTNPLFKNIDKGCQVWMSHGDTITSLPKGFDVVASTKDVKIAAYHLPIRNVFGIQFHPEVYHTTQGTQMLHNFLFDICGCVPDWSPASFVAATVEELRNTLGNDKVVLGLSGGVDSSVAALLLHKAIGPNLCCIFVNNGLLRKNEFDSVLDSYKHLGLNVKGVDASERFLKELDGVSEPEAKRKIIGRVFIEVFDEEAHLIKDVKWLAQGTIYPDVIESVSVNGPSVTIKSHHNVGGLPEKMNLKVIEPLKLLFKDEVRRVGKELGLPENILGRHPFPGPGLAIRILGEITAERVALLQEVDDIFINALKANNLYDSVWQAGVMLLPVKSVGVMGDERTYESVVALRAVQSTDGMTADWVHLPYEFLARVSNEIINKVRGVNRVVYDISSKPPATIEWE
- a CDS encoding S41 family peptidase, producing MKIRYISLRYSALFVLLVCFGSLSAQREDKSFDNFQVAWQLITNFYVDSVNKEELSRIAIEAILNKLDPHSILIPAEEVAAMNEPLDGNFEGIGIEFAIVEDTLTVLSAVSGGPSEKAGIAAGDRIVAVDGKSIAAIGLKNSEVQKLLRGKKGSEVVLSVYRKGQPGMRNVSVIRDKIPINSVEAAYMAGEETGYIKINRFAANTHKEFCDAVKKLKSEGMDNLILDLRGNGGGYLKAALDIVDEFLGNNRLILYTEGKSVSKKNYYSTRNGLWQKGNLILLLDEGSASASEIVAGAIQDWDRGIVVGRRSYGKGLVQRPFTLPDGSEIRLTIANYYTPSGRSIQKPYSNGIKEYRSEINERYSSGELLTKDSIHVNDAAYYETLVMKRAVYGGGGIVPDVFVPIDTTKYSEYYNKLLSSGAIRQYAVQYWDSNRYKLEASYPDFKAFRDKFEVDQAMIDELEREAAIMGIGADPEGLEISGELIRAMLKAQIARNIWGLNAYYEIINPTMSVYNKALDLMGVRNLFSAIDKY
- the pnuC gene encoding nicotinamide riboside transporter PnuC; the protein is MMTWLSENWIELAGTLFALIYLFLSIRENLFLWVAGFLSALFFAVLLYQSRLYADMGLQVYYLWVSIYGWIHWRSGKTKGTDESGVIPTISLKSMQWFVYIGVIVLIGALLYLLLKTVPALLAMSASDMPDVPMLDSIKTAGSIVATWMLARKILEHWLFWIVLDVFSTGIYLYKGLYLAAGLFIVYCVMAVVGYIRWKRNMSQQSAVC